A genomic region of Chitinimonas arctica contains the following coding sequences:
- the lpxC gene encoding UDP-3-O-acyl-N-acetylglucosamine deacetylase: protein MYQRTLKESIRAVGVGLHSGEKVELTLSPAAADSGIVFRRADLPERPTLRVGPELVNDTRLSSTLVKDGVRVATIEHLMSALAGLGIDNVLVDVTASEMPIMDGSAAPFLYLVQQAGVREQKPARKRYIRVLKPVEAIEGDKWVRLLPHEGYKVKLTIEFKHPAFQKAAQTVELDFADTSYIKEIARARTFGFMHEVEYMRAHNLGQGGSMENAIVLDEYKVLNQEGLRFEDEFVRHKVLDAIGDLYILGHPLIAAFEGFKSGHAMNNKLLRALLADPEAWEYASFDNADTAPAAFHRYTPARI, encoded by the coding sequence ATCTACCAACGAACCCTGAAAGAATCGATCCGCGCCGTAGGCGTGGGCCTCCATTCCGGCGAAAAGGTCGAGCTGACCCTGTCCCCGGCGGCTGCCGATAGCGGCATCGTATTCCGACGGGCCGATCTGCCCGAACGTCCCACACTGCGGGTGGGCCCCGAGCTGGTCAACGACACGCGGCTTTCCTCCACGTTGGTGAAGGATGGCGTGCGAGTGGCGACCATCGAACATCTGATGTCGGCCTTGGCCGGCCTGGGCATCGATAATGTCCTGGTGGATGTGACCGCTTCCGAAATGCCCATCATGGATGGCAGCGCCGCGCCCTTTCTCTATCTGGTGCAACAAGCCGGCGTGCGCGAGCAGAAGCCGGCCCGCAAGCGCTATATCCGCGTGCTCAAACCGGTGGAAGCCATCGAGGGCGACAAATGGGTACGCCTGTTGCCGCACGAGGGCTACAAGGTCAAGCTGACCATAGAATTCAAGCATCCCGCCTTTCAGAAGGCAGCCCAGACGGTGGAGCTGGACTTCGCTGATACCTCCTACATCAAGGAAATCGCCCGCGCCCGTACCTTCGGCTTTATGCATGAAGTGGAATATATGCGCGCCCATAATCTGGGCCAGGGCGGCAGCATGGAAAACGCCATCGTGCTGGACGAGTACAAGGTGCTGAACCAGGAAGGCCTGCGCTTCGAGGACGAATTTGTCCGGCACAAGGTGCTCGATGCCATCGGCGACCTCTATATCCTCGGTCATCCGCTGATCGCCGCCTTCGAGGGGTTCAAGTCCGGCCATGCCATGAACAACAAGCTGCTGCGTGCCCTGCTGGCCGACCCGGAAGCCTGGGAGTACGCCAGCTTCGACAATGCCGATACCGCACCCGCCGCGTTCCATCGCTACACCCCGGCGCGGATCTGA